A stretch of the Lactuca sativa cultivar Salinas chromosome 9, Lsat_Salinas_v11, whole genome shotgun sequence genome encodes the following:
- the LOC111912422 gene encoding tropinone reductase homolog At5g06060: MLTAAPFSGPIRNSRWSLVGMTAVVTGGTLGIGYAVVEELAELGAEVHTCSRNESVLNQRLQEWSDKGFKVTGSVCDLSSRPQREKLVEKVTSLFGGKLNILINNVGTNVFKTTLEFTPEEYSMIMATNLESCYHMCQLTHPLLKASGAGSIVFISSVAGLVHVSVGSIYSATKGAMNQLAKNLACEWGKDNIRANCVAPWVTKTPLAEHLLESEEFLEAVASRTPLKRVAEPNEVSSLVAFLCMPAASYITGQTIAVDGGFTVNGFS; encoded by the exons ATGTTGACCGCTGCACCTTTCTCGGGTCCAATCAGAAATTCCAGATGGTCACTTGTCGGAATGACTGCTGTCGTCACCGGTGGTACACTTGGGATCGGCTACGCTGTGGTGGAGGAACTGGCGGAGCTAGGAGCAGAAGTGCACACCTGTTCACGTAATGAATCTGTACTTAACCAACGCTTACAAGAATGGTCCGACAAGGGTTTTAAGGTCACTGGATCCGTCTGCGACTTATCTTCTCGTCCCCAACGGGAAAAGCTTGTGGAAAAAGTCACATCACTCTTCGGTGGCAAACTCAACATCCTA ATCAACAATGTTGGGACAAACGTATTTAAAACTACGTTAGAGTTTACCCCAGAAGAGTATTCCATGATCATGGCTACCAATTTGGAGTCTTGTTACCATATGTGTCAACTTACACATCCTCTTTTAAAAGCTTCTGGAGCTGGAAGCATTGTGTTCATTTCATCTGTTGCAGGTCTTGTTCACGTTTCTGTTGGGTCTATTTATAGTGCCACCAAAG GTGCAATGAATCAGCTTGCAAAGAATTTAGCATGTGAATGGGGTAAAGATAACATTAGGGCTAATTGTGTAGCACCATGGGTCACGAAAACCCCACTCGCCGAGCAT CTTCTTGAAAGCGAGGAGTTTCTGGAAGCTGTGGCGTCTAGAACTCCTCTGAAACGCGTTGCAGAACCAAATGAAGTTTCATCTCTCGTAGCGTTCCTTTGTATGCCTGCTGCTTCTTACATCACTGGCCAAACCATTGCTGTTGATGGTGGATTTACAGTCAATGGATTCTCGTGA